A stretch of the Chthoniobacterales bacterium genome encodes the following:
- a CDS encoding ABC transporter permease, whose amino-acid sequence MNERSPFSPRRLGAMIVKEFTQMRRDRLTFAMMLGIPVIQLLLFGYAINSDPRHLPAAVLIADHGPQARTILHALQNSTYYNFTRVVKTEQEGRDLLARGQIQFVVNIPENFSRDLQRGDRPAILVEADATDPSATGQALGSLTSLFDQALTNDLKGPLAFLAGTSGPVDVRVHALYNPEVITQYNIVPGLMGVILTMTMVMITGLAITRERERGTMETLLSMPTRPSEVLVGKIVPYIMVGYVQVGIILLVAHFLFHVPMLGSIALLLAAAFVFIAANLALGITISTVARNQLQAMQMTFFVFLPSILLSGFMFPFRGMPVWAQWLGEVFPLTHFLRIVRGILLKGNGAADIARDVWPLALFALIVLTVGVKRYRQTLD is encoded by the coding sequence ATGAACGAGCGGTCGCCTTTCTCGCCGCGCCGGCTCGGCGCAATGATCGTGAAGGAATTCACGCAAATGCGCCGCGACCGGCTCACGTTTGCGATGATGCTCGGCATCCCCGTGATCCAGCTGCTGCTCTTCGGCTACGCGATCAATTCCGACCCGCGTCATCTGCCGGCCGCGGTGTTGATCGCCGACCATGGCCCGCAGGCGCGAACCATTCTTCACGCCCTGCAAAACAGCACCTATTACAACTTCACGCGCGTGGTGAAGACCGAGCAGGAGGGGCGCGATCTGCTCGCCCGCGGGCAGATCCAGTTCGTGGTCAACATCCCGGAAAATTTTTCACGGGATCTGCAGCGCGGCGATCGGCCGGCGATTCTTGTCGAGGCAGACGCCACCGATCCCTCCGCCACGGGACAGGCGCTCGGGTCGCTGACGAGTTTGTTCGATCAGGCGCTGACCAACGATCTCAAGGGGCCGCTCGCCTTTCTCGCCGGCACGAGCGGTCCCGTCGATGTGCGGGTGCACGCGCTCTACAATCCCGAGGTCATTACGCAATACAACATCGTGCCAGGCCTGATGGGCGTGATTCTCACGATGACGATGGTGATGATCACCGGGCTTGCGATCACGCGCGAACGCGAGCGCGGCACGATGGAAACCTTGCTCTCGATGCCCACCCGGCCCAGCGAGGTGCTCGTCGGCAAGATCGTGCCCTACATCATGGTCGGCTACGTGCAGGTGGGCATCATCCTGCTTGTCGCGCATTTCCTCTTTCATGTGCCGATGCTCGGGAGCATCGCGCTGTTGCTCGCGGCGGCGTTTGTCTTCATCGCCGCGAATCTGGCCCTCGGGATCACGATCTCCACCGTCGCAAGGAATCAGCTCCAGGCGATGCAGATGACGTTCTTCGTTTTTCTTCCGTCGATCCTGCTGTCCGGATTCATGTTTCCCTTTCGGGGCATGCCTGTCTGGGCGCAGTGGCTGGGCGAGGTCTTTCCGCTCACCCATTTCCTGCGCATCGTCCGTGGCATCCTGCTCAAAGGAAATGGCGCGGCCGACATTGCCCGCGACGTCTGGCCGCTCGCGCTCTTCGCACTCATCGTGCTCACCGTCGGCGTGAAGCGCTACCGGCAGACGCTGGATTGA
- a CDS encoding ABC transporter ATP-binding protein, producing the protein MSADLAIDVRGMTKRFGDRTVVNDIALQVRTGEIYGFLGPNGSGKTTFIRMLCGLLRADAGSGTCLGHDVIRESEAIKRHVGYMTQRFSFYEDLSIAENLDFVARMYGVPNRRRAVEESIERLGLAGRQNQLAGQLSGGWKQRLALAACLIHSPKLLLLDEPTAGVDPKARRDFWEHIHELAADGLTFLITTHYMDEAERCHRLAYIAYGNLLTHGTVREVIDHVGLATWSVSGGDLPALARELRGRPGIQQAVAFGNMLHVSGDDPAALERAIEPFREGREWTKIRSGLEDVFIHLMDRSEDNFRE; encoded by the coding sequence ATGAGTGCGGACCTCGCGATCGACGTTCGCGGAATGACGAAGCGGTTCGGCGACCGCACGGTGGTCAACGACATCGCGCTGCAGGTCCGCACCGGCGAGATCTACGGCTTCCTGGGCCCGAACGGCAGCGGCAAGACGACGTTCATTCGCATGCTCTGCGGCCTGCTGCGCGCGGATGCGGGGAGCGGAACCTGCCTCGGGCACGATGTGATCCGCGAGAGCGAGGCCATCAAGCGGCACGTTGGCTACATGACGCAGCGGTTCAGTTTCTACGAGGATCTCAGCATCGCCGAGAACCTCGATTTCGTGGCGAGGATGTATGGGGTGCCGAATCGACGTCGCGCGGTCGAGGAAAGCATCGAACGCCTCGGCCTCGCCGGGCGGCAGAACCAGCTCGCCGGACAGCTCTCCGGCGGCTGGAAGCAACGTCTCGCGCTGGCGGCGTGCCTGATTCATTCGCCGAAGTTGCTGCTGCTCGATGAACCGACCGCCGGCGTCGATCCCAAGGCGCGCCGCGATTTCTGGGAGCACATTCACGAACTCGCGGCCGACGGGCTGACGTTTCTGATCACGACGCACTACATGGACGAGGCCGAGCGCTGCCACCGGCTCGCCTACATCGCCTACGGGAATCTGCTCACGCATGGCACGGTGCGCGAGGTCATCGATCACGTCGGGCTTGCGACGTGGAGCGTGTCCGGTGGAGATTTGCCGGCGCTCGCCCGGGAGCTGCGCGGTCGGCCGGGCATCCAGCAGGCGGTGGCCTTCGGCAACATGCTTCACGTGAGCGGGGATGATCCGGCGGCGCTCGAGCGGGCGATCGAGCCGTTCCGGGAAGGACGCGAATGGACAAAGATTCGCTCCGGCCTCGAGGATGTCTTCATCCATCTGATGGACCGGTCGGAGGACAATTTTCGCGAATGA
- a CDS encoding HlyD family efflux transporter periplasmic adaptor subunit — MKRGFWLLAIAALFTGCSRSDSGRVQGYVEGEFVYVASPLAGQLETLSVQRGAQVGKGYPLFALECGAETAQRDEAARKLAQARANLEDARQGQRPTEIDALQAQLQQAQAAALLSGKEFTRQERLVRTGASAVQELDRARAAKDQDLKIVAKLEADLQTARLGSRSGQVAAAEAAVRAQEAALAYAEWALAQKQQFAPISGLVFDTLYQTGEWVAAGRPVVTLLPPANVKVRAFVPEGRVGSLRYGEPVRVFADGVAQPYAGTVSFISPRAEYTPPVIYSQESRGKLVFMVESVFDPATAAKLHPGQPVDVEFETP, encoded by the coding sequence GTGAAGCGCGGATTCTGGCTGCTCGCGATCGCGGCGCTGTTCACGGGCTGCTCTCGGTCTGATTCCGGACGGGTGCAGGGCTATGTGGAGGGCGAGTTCGTTTACGTGGCCTCGCCGCTGGCGGGTCAGCTCGAAACACTCTCGGTGCAACGCGGCGCGCAGGTTGGCAAGGGTTATCCGCTGTTTGCGTTGGAATGCGGCGCGGAGACGGCGCAGCGCGACGAGGCGGCGCGGAAGCTCGCGCAGGCGCGGGCAAATCTGGAGGATGCGCGCCAGGGACAGCGCCCGACGGAGATCGACGCACTCCAGGCCCAGCTCCAGCAGGCCCAGGCCGCGGCGCTGCTTTCCGGCAAGGAGTTTACGCGGCAGGAACGGCTCGTGCGCACGGGCGCTTCGGCGGTGCAGGAACTGGATCGGGCGCGCGCCGCGAAGGATCAGGATCTCAAGATCGTGGCAAAGCTGGAGGCCGATCTTCAGACCGCGCGGCTGGGCTCGCGGAGCGGCCAGGTTGCCGCGGCGGAGGCCGCGGTGCGGGCGCAGGAGGCAGCGCTGGCGTATGCCGAGTGGGCCCTCGCGCAGAAGCAGCAGTTCGCGCCGATTTCGGGACTGGTCTTCGATACGCTCTACCAGACCGGCGAATGGGTGGCGGCTGGGCGTCCGGTCGTGACGCTGCTTCCCCCGGCCAACGTGAAAGTGCGGGCGTTCGTGCCGGAGGGACGCGTGGGCAGTCTGCGCTACGGCGAGCCGGTGCGCGTGTTTGCCGATGGCGTCGCTCAGCCGTATGCCGGCACGGTGAGCTTCATTTCGCCGCGGGCCGAATACACGCCGCCCGTGATCTACAGTCAGGAGAGCCGCGGCAAGCTGGTGTTCATGGTGGAGTCGGTCTTCGATCCGGCAACGGCGGCGAAGCTCCATCCCGGCCAGCCGGTGGACGTCGAATTCGAGACGCCATGA
- a CDS encoding helix-turn-helix domain-containing protein: MAKSSLIESAAGVVMAVDRIVAGARKHFLAHGFRAVTMADLASELGMSKKTLYEHFPSKRALVEAVIAAKFAQAERQLADVAGDEGLDFSARLHALLRCIRLQAEEIQPSFLRDIARETPELFEFVKKQRRRLIHRHFGSLLKEGRAAGMIRKDVPERMMIEFLGGVTDAIVNPPMLGELGLTPKAAFNQILTLFLIGATTDKGRRQL, translated from the coding sequence ATGGCAAAGTCCTCTCTCATCGAATCCGCCGCCGGCGTCGTGATGGCCGTTGATCGCATCGTGGCCGGGGCGCGGAAGCACTTTCTCGCGCACGGCTTCCGCGCGGTGACGATGGCCGATCTCGCCAGCGAGCTCGGCATGAGCAAGAAGACGCTCTACGAGCACTTCCCGAGCAAACGGGCTCTGGTGGAGGCGGTGATCGCGGCCAAGTTTGCGCAGGCGGAGCGACAACTGGCGGACGTGGCCGGGGATGAGGGGCTGGACTTTTCGGCCCGATTGCACGCGTTGTTGCGGTGTATTCGTCTCCAGGCGGAGGAGATCCAGCCTTCCTTCCTGAGGGACATTGCCCGGGAGACGCCGGAACTCTTCGAGTTCGTGAAGAAGCAACGGCGCCGGCTGATTCACCGACATTTTGGGAGCCTTCTGAAGGAGGGCCGGGCGGCGGGAATGATCCGCAAGGACGTGCCCGAGCGGATGATGATCGAGTTCCTCGGGGGCGTGACCGATGCGATCGTGAATCCGCCGATGCTGGGCGAGCTGGGGCTGACGCCGAAGGCCGCGTTCAACCAGATCCTCACGCTTTTTCTCATCGGCGCGACGACCGACAAGGGGAGGCGACAGCTGTGA
- a CDS encoding phosphatase PAP2 family protein has translation MSNPNSSSPAGSADSRVRWRNFRAYGWREFVLLVSVGALTACLWSFVAITEEMREQEHHETENALMLALRDPADLHRPIGPSWVTSASLDITALGGASVLTILTILVLGFLVLQRRFGAAGLLFGATVGGTLLSQGLKHLINRDRPNAVPHLAEISNSSYPSGHSMLSAIVYLTLAAVLAQTIENRRGKIYIVVAALALAFLVGVSRVIIGVHYPSDVLAGWTAGIGWAALCWLVGHWFQSRGMLRK, from the coding sequence ATGTCGAATCCCAATTCCTCCTCCCCGGCAGGCAGTGCCGACTCTCGTGTGCGCTGGCGAAATTTCCGTGCCTACGGCTGGCGGGAGTTCGTGCTGCTCGTTTCGGTAGGCGCCTTGACCGCGTGCCTCTGGTCCTTCGTGGCCATCACCGAGGAAATGCGCGAGCAGGAGCATCACGAGACCGAGAATGCACTGATGCTCGCGCTACGCGATCCGGCGGACCTGCATCGTCCGATCGGACCGTCGTGGGTGACGTCGGCGAGCCTGGACATCACGGCTCTCGGCGGCGCCTCCGTGCTGACCATCCTGACCATTCTGGTCCTCGGATTTCTCGTCCTGCAGCGTCGTTTCGGAGCGGCGGGCCTTCTTTTTGGGGCGACCGTTGGCGGCACGCTGCTCAGTCAGGGCCTGAAGCACCTGATCAATCGTGATCGCCCGAATGCCGTCCCCCACCTGGCGGAAATCTCGAACTCCAGCTATCCGAGCGGTCACTCGATGCTCTCCGCAATCGTCTATCTCACGCTCGCCGCCGTGCTCGCCCAGACGATCGAAAATCGGCGCGGAAAAATCTACATCGTCGTCGCGGCCCTTGCGCTTGCCTTTCTCGTGGGGGTGAGCCGGGTCATCATTGGCGTGCATTATCCGAGCGACGTGCTTGCGGGATGGACCGCGGGAATCGGTTGGGCCGCCCTTTGCTGGCTCGTCGGCCACTGGTTTCAAAGCCGGGGGATGCTCCGGAAGTAG
- a CDS encoding efflux RND transporter periplasmic adaptor subunit, with product MKNFLFALLLASLAACSKTPPAATRPVKFYQSPMHPWITSDHPGNCTICGMALVPVYEGDAGSSPAAPSDLITLQDASLRVLGVATVPARRMELTRSLRFSGIFEDDDTTHRLVAAFYDGRIERVYIDHVGEYVKKGQPLAAIYSPELLYVVREFQTAVKNASANILSTSARRLVQYGLSPEQVEALGRQKEPAYTIDLLAPADGTVLVRKAYQGQYIKTGEPLFEIGSLSHLWFHAEVYERDLPDVKLGQKATLTTPTVPGREFPGVVTFIDPNFDPATRSTKVRIEVNNPLVDQNEPGMRYVLPHRAYAEASIAASLGEVLVVPRSAVLRDGSRSVVYVQKAPGQFEPRPVKVGRVGDEGIEILEGLTENEPVVAAGNLLIDAEAQLRGDVTKAEPHPPHAVTIPAGASAFLAQLSKVSASLAAEDTVATTAAARSLPSLAAAITGDPDNAALRDLQALTTPPQGEDLRALRKSFLPWSQAGTALATELRQHGADAGVRVFECPMTSGSFPGAPARARWVQTGADTRNPYLGAAMLTCGEEVRP from the coding sequence ATGAAAAATTTTCTCTTCGCCCTGCTCCTTGCGAGCCTGGCCGCGTGCTCGAAAACGCCGCCCGCCGCCACTCGCCCGGTTAAGTTTTACCAAAGCCCGATGCATCCGTGGATCACCTCGGACCATCCCGGGAACTGCACCATCTGCGGGATGGCGCTGGTTCCCGTCTACGAAGGTGACGCCGGATCATCCCCCGCCGCCCCGAGCGACCTCATCACGCTGCAGGATGCCTCCCTGCGCGTGCTTGGCGTCGCGACGGTGCCGGCGCGAAGGATGGAACTCACCCGCTCGCTGCGGTTCAGCGGCATCTTCGAGGATGACGATACCACGCATCGCCTCGTCGCCGCGTTCTACGACGGCCGCATCGAGCGCGTGTATATCGATCACGTCGGAGAATACGTGAAGAAGGGGCAGCCCCTGGCCGCGATCTACAGTCCGGAGCTACTCTACGTCGTGCGCGAGTTCCAGACGGCCGTGAAGAACGCCTCGGCGAATATCCTCAGCACTTCGGCCCGACGCCTCGTTCAATACGGCCTCAGCCCCGAGCAGGTCGAAGCTCTCGGGCGGCAGAAGGAGCCCGCCTATACGATCGACCTGCTCGCGCCAGCCGACGGCACCGTCCTCGTGCGAAAGGCTTACCAGGGCCAATACATCAAAACCGGCGAGCCGCTTTTCGAGATCGGCTCGCTGTCGCACCTGTGGTTTCACGCCGAGGTCTACGAACGTGATCTCCCCGACGTGAAACTCGGGCAGAAGGCGACGCTTACCACGCCCACCGTTCCGGGCCGCGAGTTTCCCGGCGTCGTCACGTTCATCGACCCGAACTTCGATCCCGCCACGCGCAGCACGAAGGTTCGCATCGAGGTGAACAACCCCCTCGTTGACCAGAACGAGCCCGGCATGCGCTACGTCCTGCCCCATCGCGCCTATGCCGAGGCCAGCATCGCGGCCAGCCTCGGGGAGGTCCTCGTCGTGCCGCGCTCCGCGGTCCTGCGCGACGGCAGCCGGTCCGTCGTCTACGTGCAGAAAGCTCCGGGGCAATTCGAACCGCGCCCCGTGAAGGTCGGCCGCGTCGGTGACGAAGGCATCGAAATTCTGGAAGGTCTCACCGAGAACGAACCCGTTGTCGCCGCCGGCAATCTCCTCATCGATGCCGAGGCCCAGCTCCGCGGTGACGTGACGAAGGCCGAGCCGCATCCCCCGCACGCCGTCACGATTCCGGCCGGCGCCAGCGCCTTTCTCGCGCAGTTGAGCAAGGTCTCCGCGAGTCTCGCCGCCGAGGACACCGTCGCCACCACGGCCGCCGCCCGCTCCCTGCCCTCGCTCGCGGCCGCCATTACCGGCGATCCGGACAACGCCGCGTTGCGCGACCTCCAGGCGCTGACCACTCCGCCGCAGGGCGAGGACCTCCGCGCCTTGCGCAAAAGTTTCCTCCCGTGGAGCCAGGCCGGCACGGCGCTGGCGACCGAGCTTCGGCAGCACGGAGCCGACGCCGGCGTGCGCGTCTTCGAGTGCCCGATGACGTCCGGCAGCTTCCCCGGCGCTCCCGCGCGCGCCCGCTGGGTGCAGACCGGCGCGGACACCCGCAACCCCTATCTCGGCGCCGCCATGCTCACCTGCGGCGAGGAGGTGCGACCATGA
- a CDS encoding CusA/CzcA family heavy metal efflux RND transporter has translation MNPRPDSRRGAIAAIIDWSLDNRFIVACAALLLIGWGVWAVRNSPVDAVPDLSENQVIVFADWAGRSPQEVEDQVTYPLTTNLQGLAGVREVRAQSMFGFSLLTVVFRDDVDNYFARTRVLERLSYLQQLLPAGVTPQLGPDATGLGWVYQYYFKVDPAKLAPGDGGTPGYDLGSLRALQDFFVRYQLAAVPGVAEVASVGGFVRQYQVAVDTGKMRQSGVTLREVMDALGNSNLNVGGKVIEENGMEFVVRGLGLVNSIDDLKRIAVRTTNGLPIYLEDIASVTLGGDFRRSALDVDGREVVGGIIVMRTGENAMEVIRQVKEKIAQITPSLPPGVTIQPFYDRSGLIDRTIDTLRHALIEEIILVTLAHVVFLWHFRSILIVTIPLPTSILISFILMKEFGITSNIMSLAGIAIAIGVLVDAGIVMTENVIRHCEEAERRKGARLTPGETIAVTREAAHQVGRPIFFAMAIIILAFLPVFALTGQEGKLFHPLAFTKTFAMAGATILGVTLVPVLCTWLVRGPFHAERENVVMRLLMALYRPVLGAALRHGRLVLIVAAALLVGAVALASRLGSEFMPPLDEGSLLFMPVLLPSTSLSEVKRIVSWQDQVIKSVPEVESAAGKLGRADTATDPAPVEMIETTITLRPPSQWRPGMTREKLVAELSEKLSVIPGYVPGFLQPIENRILMLSTGIRAQLGVKVLGSDLGQIQGIALQIEQVVRKVPGAVGVAASRVQGKPYVEILPDRLALARYGLQIRDLMDVVETGLGGLNISTTIEGRARYPIQLRLERSERDDIERIGNILITTSKGVSVPLGQVAHVQRAIGPSEIASEDGLLRVFVQSNVQGRDLGGFVREVRERVAREIKLPPGVTIEWSGQFENQLRAQRTLELIVPVVLLVIFVLLTLVFRSPIEAMHVIFAVPFSLTGGLFLQYLLGTNFSVAVWIGYIALFGTAIQTGVVMVVYLEEALQKRRAERGNAFSLADLRSAVIDGAMLRLRPKVMTVATVIASLLPIMWSVRTGAEVMKPLATPVIGGMVSSLLHVLIVTPVIFYWIRRRALFGKATTIRP, from the coding sequence ATGAACCCGCGTCCCGACTCCCGCCGCGGCGCCATCGCCGCCATCATCGACTGGTCGCTCGACAACCGCTTCATCGTCGCCTGCGCCGCGCTCCTGCTCATCGGCTGGGGCGTGTGGGCGGTGAGGAATTCCCCGGTCGATGCCGTGCCGGACCTCAGCGAAAACCAGGTCATCGTTTTCGCGGATTGGGCCGGGCGCAGCCCGCAGGAAGTCGAGGATCAGGTCACCTACCCGCTCACGACGAATCTCCAGGGTCTCGCGGGCGTGCGCGAGGTGCGCGCGCAATCGATGTTCGGCTTCTCGTTGCTCACCGTCGTCTTCCGCGACGATGTCGACAACTACTTTGCCCGCACCCGCGTGCTCGAGCGGCTGAGCTACCTTCAGCAACTCCTGCCTGCCGGCGTCACCCCGCAGCTCGGCCCCGACGCCACCGGGCTCGGCTGGGTGTATCAATATTACTTCAAGGTCGATCCGGCCAAACTCGCCCCGGGCGACGGAGGCACCCCCGGTTACGATCTTGGCTCGCTCCGCGCACTCCAGGATTTCTTCGTCCGTTACCAGCTCGCCGCGGTCCCTGGCGTGGCCGAGGTGGCCAGCGTCGGCGGCTTCGTCCGGCAATATCAGGTCGCGGTGGATACCGGGAAGATGCGGCAATCCGGCGTCACTCTCCGCGAGGTGATGGACGCGCTCGGCAACAGCAACCTCAACGTCGGCGGGAAAGTCATCGAGGAGAACGGCATGGAATTCGTCGTGCGCGGCCTCGGCCTCGTGAACTCGATCGACGATCTCAAGCGGATCGCCGTGCGCACCACGAATGGGCTCCCGATCTACCTCGAGGACATCGCCTCCGTGACCCTCGGCGGAGATTTTCGCCGCAGCGCCCTCGACGTCGACGGGCGCGAAGTCGTCGGCGGCATCATCGTCATGCGCACCGGCGAGAACGCCATGGAAGTGATCCGCCAGGTGAAGGAAAAAATCGCGCAGATCACTCCCAGCCTGCCGCCCGGCGTCACCATCCAGCCCTTCTACGACCGCAGCGGACTCATCGATCGCACCATCGACACCCTGCGCCACGCGCTCATCGAGGAAATCATCCTGGTGACCCTCGCGCACGTTGTCTTCCTCTGGCACTTCCGCAGCATCCTGATCGTCACGATCCCGCTGCCGACCTCGATCCTCATCTCGTTCATCCTGATGAAGGAGTTCGGCATCACCTCGAACATCATGTCCCTCGCGGGCATTGCCATCGCCATCGGCGTGCTCGTCGATGCCGGCATCGTGATGACCGAAAACGTCATCCGGCATTGCGAGGAGGCGGAGCGACGAAAGGGCGCCCGCCTCACGCCGGGAGAAACTATCGCCGTCACCCGCGAGGCCGCGCATCAGGTCGGCCGTCCCATCTTCTTCGCGATGGCCATCATCATCCTCGCGTTCCTGCCCGTCTTCGCCCTCACCGGCCAGGAGGGCAAACTTTTCCATCCCCTCGCCTTCACGAAGACCTTCGCGATGGCCGGCGCGACAATTCTCGGCGTCACCCTCGTGCCCGTGCTGTGCACGTGGCTCGTGCGCGGCCCCTTCCATGCCGAGCGCGAGAATGTGGTCATGCGCCTGCTCATGGCGCTTTATCGCCCCGTGCTGGGCGCCGCTCTCCGCCATGGCCGCCTCGTGCTGATCGTCGCCGCCGCGCTGCTCGTCGGCGCCGTGGCGCTCGCCAGCCGCCTCGGCAGCGAGTTCATGCCGCCCCTCGACGAAGGCAGCCTGCTCTTCATGCCCGTGCTGCTGCCGAGCACGTCCCTCAGCGAAGTGAAACGCATCGTCTCCTGGCAGGACCAGGTCATCAAAAGCGTGCCCGAGGTCGAATCCGCCGCCGGCAAGCTCGGTCGCGCCGACACCGCGACCGATCCCGCGCCCGTCGAGATGATCGAGACGACCATCACATTGCGACCACCCTCGCAATGGCGGCCCGGCATGACACGGGAGAAACTCGTCGCCGAGCTCAGCGAGAAGCTGAGCGTCATTCCCGGCTACGTTCCCGGTTTTCTCCAGCCGATCGAGAATCGCATCCTCATGCTCAGCACCGGCATTCGCGCCCAGCTCGGCGTCAAGGTCCTGGGGTCCGACCTCGGCCAGATCCAGGGGATCGCCCTGCAAATCGAGCAAGTCGTCCGAAAGGTCCCCGGCGCCGTCGGCGTGGCCGCCTCACGCGTGCAGGGCAAGCCCTACGTCGAGATCCTTCCGGACCGGCTCGCCCTCGCTCGCTACGGCCTGCAGATCCGGGACCTCATGGACGTCGTCGAGACGGGCCTCGGCGGTCTGAACATCAGCACCACCATCGAAGGCCGCGCCCGCTACCCGATCCAGCTTCGCCTCGAGCGCAGCGAACGTGACGACATCGAGCGCATCGGCAACATCCTCATCACGACGTCGAAAGGCGTGTCCGTGCCGCTCGGTCAGGTCGCGCATGTCCAGCGCGCCATCGGTCCCAGCGAGATCGCGAGCGAAGACGGCCTCCTCCGCGTCTTCGTGCAAAGCAACGTGCAGGGGCGCGATCTCGGCGGGTTCGTTCGCGAAGTGCGGGAGCGCGTTGCCCGGGAGATCAAGCTCCCACCCGGCGTCACCATCGAGTGGAGCGGCCAGTTCGAAAATCAACTCCGCGCCCAGCGCACGCTCGAGCTCATCGTGCCCGTCGTGCTGCTTGTCATCTTCGTCCTTCTCACCCTGGTCTTCCGCTCTCCGATCGAAGCGATGCACGTGATCTTCGCGGTGCCGTTCTCCCTCACCGGCGGCCTGTTTCTCCAATACCTCCTCGGCACGAATTTCAGCGTCGCCGTGTGGATCGGCTACATCGCGCTCTTCGGCACGGCCATCCAGACCGGCGTCGTGATGGTCGTCTATCTCGAGGAGGCCCTGCAGAAGCGACGCGCCGAACGCGGCAACGCCTTCTCCCTCGCCGATCTGCGCTCCGCCGTCATCGACGGCGCCATGCTGCGCCTTCGCCCGAAGGTCATGACGGTGGCCACGGTCATCGCCAGCCTCCTTCCGATCATGTGGAGCGTCCGCACCGGCGCGGAGGTCATGAAACCCCTCGCCACGCCGGTGATTGGCGGCATGGTCAGCAGCCTGCTGCACGTCCTCATCGTCACGCCGGTGATCTTTTACTGGATCCGCCGGCGCGCGCTGTTCGGAAAGGCCACGACTATTCGACCGTGA